One segment of Tamlana crocina DNA contains the following:
- a CDS encoding sulfatase: MRKLLVITAIFGLLICSCKSKSSSEQVASEVPSKPNILFIAVDDLNNMIGPIDNFSNVKTPNFDRLAKMGVTFTNAHVQAPLCGPSRASIMTGLRPSNTGIYGMAPDNEVRREGNPATKDITFLPEYFGKNGYHTMGIGKLFHIHAPDSVFHESGGRVAGFGPLPKKRFVWDGFGKGIKCVHGKTSTDWGAFPEADSLMPDHASANWAIERLQTDYDQPFFLGVGFLRVHVPLYVPQKWFDLYPLEDIETPPYKADDLADIPNVGLQINDLPMMPTTNWAIESGEWKKIVQAYLACISFVDNQLGRVLDALENSKYADNTVIVLWSDHGYRLGEKETFAKHGLWETATKAPLMFAGPDLPKGKKIDAPVEFLSIYPTLLELSDLPAYSRNEGKSLVSMMTNDEGVEDAYALTTYGMNNHAVRTNQFRYIQYEDGTQELYDHSNDPNEWTNVAGKEEYNEKIEELKQLLPTTNVKWDEKSKYTFQPYFVEQKARTSGEY; the protein is encoded by the coding sequence ATGAGGAAATTACTCGTTATAACAGCTATTTTTGGTTTATTAATTTGTTCTTGTAAAAGCAAATCATCATCAGAGCAAGTTGCTTCTGAAGTACCTTCAAAACCTAATATATTGTTCATCGCTGTGGATGATTTGAACAATATGATTGGACCAATCGATAACTTTTCAAACGTAAAAACACCAAATTTTGATAGGTTAGCAAAAATGGGGGTGACCTTTACTAATGCTCATGTTCAAGCACCACTTTGCGGGCCTTCGAGAGCCTCAATAATGACAGGGTTAAGGCCTTCCAATACTGGAATTTATGGAATGGCACCTGATAATGAAGTGCGACGGGAAGGAAATCCAGCGACCAAGGATATCACGTTTTTGCCCGAATATTTTGGAAAAAATGGATATCATACCATGGGTATTGGGAAATTGTTTCATATTCATGCGCCAGACAGTGTGTTTCATGAATCTGGTGGTCGTGTTGCAGGTTTTGGGCCATTGCCTAAAAAACGATTTGTTTGGGATGGTTTTGGTAAAGGGATTAAATGCGTACATGGAAAAACAAGTACAGACTGGGGTGCATTTCCTGAAGCTGATAGTTTGATGCCTGACCATGCTTCTGCAAATTGGGCCATTGAACGTTTACAAACAGATTATGACCAACCTTTCTTTTTGGGGGTTGGATTTTTACGCGTGCACGTTCCATTATATGTACCTCAAAAGTGGTTCGATTTATATCCTTTAGAAGACATTGAAACACCACCTTATAAAGCAGATGATTTGGCTGATATTCCCAATGTTGGTTTACAAATTAATGATTTGCCTATGATGCCTACCACAAATTGGGCGATTGAAAGTGGTGAGTGGAAAAAAATTGTACAAGCCTATTTGGCCTGTATTAGTTTTGTAGATAACCAATTAGGGCGTGTTTTAGATGCTTTAGAAAATAGCAAATATGCCGATAATACGGTAATTGTATTATGGTCAGACCACGGGTATCGTCTGGGTGAGAAAGAAACTTTTGCCAAACACGGATTATGGGAAACCGCTACCAAAGCACCATTAATGTTCGCTGGACCAGATTTACCAAAAGGTAAAAAGATTGACGCACCAGTGGAGTTTTTATCCATTTACCCAACGTTATTAGAACTTAGTGATTTACCGGCGTATTCAAGAAATGAAGGTAAAAGTTTAGTATCTATGATGACCAACGATGAAGGTGTTGAAGACGCTTATGCATTAACAACTTATGGTATGAATAACCATGCGGTAAGAACCAATCAGTTTAGATACATTCAATATGAAGATGGTACACAAGAATTGTACGACCACAGTAACGACCCTAACGAGTGGACGAATGTTGCAGGAAAAGAGGAGTACAATGAAAAAATTGAGGAATTAAAACAATTATTACCTACTACGAATGTAAAATGGGATGAAAAATCTAAGTATACATTTCAACCTTATTTTGTGGAGCAGAAGGCGAGAACGAGTGGTGAGTATTAA
- a CDS encoding DUF1961 family protein yields the protein MKWDVFLLVFLVLVVSCKTKKPLNEKISNTQEDWKLTFQDDCTKDWSKQWTLDGLIATVENTEEGMHFKAGPEAENDAHHAVLWTKDSYSGDIKIEFDYIKTDDANKYVNILYIQATGDEEGVYEKDIDKWKHLREIPKMKLYFENMNAFHISFSAFGNKGDGLHYVRARRYPKPDDKPFNSIVVEPSYDMQGLFEKGKTYHITAIKTSKKLSFKMEHEGKEQYFEWDITKVAPISEGRIGLRHMYTRSAIYKNFKVYSKK from the coding sequence ATGAAGTGGGATGTATTTTTATTAGTGTTTTTAGTCCTTGTGGTTTCTTGTAAAACAAAAAAGCCTCTTAACGAAAAGATCAGCAATACCCAAGAGGATTGGAAATTGACTTTCCAAGACGATTGTACCAAAGATTGGTCTAAACAATGGACTTTAGATGGCTTGATAGCTACGGTTGAAAACACTGAAGAAGGCATGCATTTTAAAGCAGGTCCTGAAGCCGAGAATGATGCACATCATGCGGTTTTATGGACAAAAGATTCCTATAGTGGAGATATAAAAATTGAGTTTGATTACATAAAAACAGATGACGCCAATAAGTATGTAAATATTCTATATATTCAAGCAACTGGTGACGAAGAAGGTGTTTATGAGAAAGATATTGACAAATGGAAGCACTTACGAGAGATTCCTAAAATGAAGCTGTATTTCGAAAACATGAACGCGTTTCATATCAGTTTTTCAGCTTTTGGAAATAAAGGTGATGGTTTACATTATGTTCGCGCACGTCGCTACCCCAAGCCAGATGATAAACCCTTTAATAGTATTGTAGTTGAACCATCATACGATATGCAGGGTTTATTTGAAAAAGGAAAAACCTATCATATAACCGCCATTAAAACTTCAAAAAAACTAAGTTTTAAAATGGAGCACGAAGGTAAAGAACAATATTTTGAATGGGATATTACCAAAGTAGCTCCAATTTCAGAGGGGCGAATCGGGTTACGGCACATGTACACGCGTTCGGCTATCTACAAGAACTTTAAAGTTTATTCAAAAAAGTAA
- a CDS encoding SDR family oxidoreductase, which produces MSKVVVLTGAGGVLCSTMAKAFAQQGHKIAVLDLKKESADKVANDIVSEGGTAIGIASNVLEVESLKLAKQEINEKLGLCDILINGAGGNHPLGTTTNPHLLEEDMDNKIEGFKTFFDLDPEGIKFVFDLNFIGTLLPTQVFAKDMVGRTGCSVLNISSMNAYTPLTKIPAYSAAKAAVSNFTQWLAVHLSKVGVRVNALAPGFFLTEQNRALLTNPDGSLTQRGQQIIDQTPMGRYGKPEDLVSTTLFLCDDNSSFVTGVVIPIDGGFSAYSGV; this is translated from the coding sequence ATGAGTAAAGTAGTAGTATTAACAGGAGCAGGAGGTGTTTTGTGCAGTACAATGGCCAAAGCTTTTGCCCAACAAGGACATAAAATAGCGGTCTTGGACTTGAAGAAAGAATCTGCTGACAAAGTAGCGAATGACATTGTTTCCGAAGGCGGAACAGCTATAGGTATAGCATCCAATGTTTTAGAGGTAGAGTCCTTAAAATTGGCAAAACAAGAGATTAATGAAAAGTTAGGTCTTTGCGATATTTTAATTAACGGTGCAGGAGGGAACCACCCTTTAGGGACTACCACAAATCCACATTTGCTTGAAGAGGATATGGATAATAAAATAGAAGGGTTTAAAACCTTTTTTGATTTGGATCCTGAGGGCATAAAATTTGTTTTCGACTTGAATTTTATTGGTACATTATTGCCAACACAAGTCTTTGCAAAAGATATGGTTGGGCGCACAGGGTGCTCTGTATTAAATATTTCTTCAATGAACGCCTATACGCCTTTAACAAAAATACCAGCTTATAGTGCGGCTAAAGCGGCAGTTTCTAATTTCACCCAATGGTTGGCTGTTCATTTATCTAAAGTAGGAGTGCGGGTTAATGCTTTGGCTCCAGGCTTTTTCTTGACCGAACAAAATAGGGCACTATTAACTAACCCAGACGGAAGCTTAACGCAAAGAGGACAACAAATTATAGATCAAACCCCAATGGGACGCTATGGAAAACCTGAAGATTTAGTAAGTACAACACTGTTTCTTTGCGACGATAATTCCTCGTTTGTTACCGGTGTGGTAATACCGATTGACGGAGGATTTTCTGCGTATAGTGGAGTGTAA
- a CDS encoding glycoside hydrolase family 2 TIM barrel-domain containing protein: MKYIVSISLLFISICAFANQPLLQNSYLRNGQSLNGRWHYIVDVYETGYYNYRMEPHDGTENPGSSAYFLNKKPQNKTDRVEYDFDTAPTMVVPGDWNSQEEKLFYYEGTVWYKKSFNVENYDASKRYYLHFGAVNYKADVYLNGKKLGVHVGGFTPFNFEMTHLLKEKDNFLIVKVDNKRFADEVPTLSTDWWNYGGITRDVTIYELDDTFIEDYKIQLTKNNNREVSGYIQLNGDNKGNQSVSLSIPELKINTSFTTDANGFVAVKFPVKRVSYWSDTNPKLYDVNIAISNDKISDKIGFRTIETSGKQILLNGEKIFLKGISIHEENVMRGGRAWSIEDARVLLGWAKELGCNYVRLAHYPHNENMIRLADQMGILVWEEIPVYWTIQWTNTETYNKAETQLSELIQRDKNRACSIIWSMANETPTSKERLTFLTNLATKARKLDDMRLISAALEDHGKKENKNIMIVEDEFAEVVDVLSFNQYYGWYGGNIDNIKNIRWEIDIDKPVIISEFGAGALQGYHADNMTRWSEEFQELLYEETLPTLAKIPGISGITPWTLVDFRSPRRTLIPYQDGWNRKGLISETGNKKKAFYTLQSFYKNIK, translated from the coding sequence ATGAAATATATTGTAAGCATAAGCCTGCTGTTCATTTCAATTTGCGCATTTGCGAATCAACCTTTATTACAGAATAGTTACTTAAGAAATGGACAAAGCTTAAATGGCAGGTGGCATTACATTGTAGATGTTTATGAAACTGGATATTATAACTACAGAATGGAACCACATGATGGTACCGAAAACCCTGGTTCTAGTGCGTACTTTTTAAATAAAAAACCACAAAATAAAACGGATAGGGTAGAGTACGATTTTGATACAGCACCAACTATGGTCGTTCCCGGCGATTGGAATTCACAAGAGGAAAAACTATTTTATTACGAAGGTACAGTTTGGTACAAAAAGTCTTTTAACGTTGAAAATTATGATGCTTCCAAACGTTACTATTTGCATTTTGGAGCGGTTAACTACAAAGCAGATGTGTATTTGAATGGTAAGAAACTAGGTGTTCACGTTGGCGGTTTTACGCCTTTCAATTTTGAAATGACCCATCTTTTAAAAGAAAAAGATAACTTTTTGATTGTAAAGGTTGATAACAAACGTTTTGCGGATGAAGTGCCAACTTTGAGTACAGATTGGTGGAATTACGGGGGTATAACCAGAGATGTTACCATTTATGAATTAGATGACACTTTTATCGAAGATTATAAAATTCAGCTGACTAAAAACAATAACAGAGAAGTTTCTGGATACATTCAATTGAATGGGGATAACAAGGGAAATCAAAGCGTTAGTCTTTCCATCCCAGAATTAAAAATTAATACATCATTTACAACGGATGCTAACGGATTTGTAGCGGTAAAATTTCCTGTGAAACGCGTGTCGTATTGGAGTGACACAAACCCGAAATTATACGATGTAAACATTGCCATTTCAAACGATAAGATATCTGATAAAATTGGTTTTAGAACTATTGAAACTAGTGGGAAGCAAATTTTATTAAATGGTGAAAAAATATTTCTGAAAGGCATTTCCATTCACGAAGAAAACGTCATGCGTGGTGGTAGAGCTTGGTCTATTGAAGATGCTAGGGTACTGCTAGGTTGGGCAAAAGAATTGGGTTGTAATTATGTACGTTTAGCGCACTATCCACATAATGAGAACATGATTCGTTTGGCAGACCAAATGGGTATTTTAGTTTGGGAAGAAATACCGGTGTATTGGACCATTCAATGGACGAATACAGAAACCTACAACAAAGCTGAAACGCAGTTATCAGAATTAATACAACGTGATAAAAACAGAGCCTGTTCCATCATTTGGTCAATGGCCAACGAAACGCCTACATCTAAAGAACGTTTAACTTTTTTAACCAATTTAGCAACTAAGGCTAGAAAATTAGATGACATGCGTTTAATTAGTGCCGCTTTAGAAGACCACGGCAAAAAAGAAAACAAAAACATCATGATTGTAGAAGATGAATTTGCCGAGGTTGTGGATGTGTTGAGTTTCAACCAATACTATGGTTGGTATGGAGGAAATATTGATAATATTAAAAATATCCGTTGGGAAATAGATATTGATAAGCCAGTCATTATTTCAGAATTTGGGGCGGGTGCACTTCAAGGGTATCATGCCGATAACATGACGCGTTGGAGTGAAGAATTTCAGGAATTATTATATGAAGAGACTTTACCAACCTTAGCAAAAATACCAGGAATTAGTGGTATTACACCTTGGACTTTAGTAGATTTTAGGTCACCAAGACGTACCTTAATTCCTTACCAAGATGGATGGAACAGAAAAGGTTTGATATCGGAAACAGGAAACAAGAAAAAGGCATTTTACACCTTGCAATCATTTTATAAAAACATCAAATAA
- a CDS encoding BNR-4 repeat-containing protein — MTKYFYVNLFICFCLLGCVNKVKEQKTINAGSQMVDYFADNGFGNAVAIVQHPSGVYHKGITYIAYQGALEDPYVASYNHTTKEWKGPFKAGVSEMGKDPNRKKKIDNHGKPALLIDDAGYIHIAFGGHGGTPDDGKNPLGNHHYGKNLHAVSKNPLDISEWETLDNISLFGTYSQFIKMDNGDMYLFYRHGAHRSNWVYQKSTDNGKTFDEPVSFLKHKRRTDIEAEDSWYPWLSKGNGDDIIVAFDYHICRDKKNAQDPRGHIPERHNLYYMVFDTKTGVWKNVKNEPLAMPLTKEMADEKTLVKQIPNDWTFQAIADIDSNGNPQVGVMVGPDVGAKRSGTKRIQHFRWDGQEWLQGNTDNLPKGDADIEVKSTSEVSLYLESQTPADVGEISRWDSFDGGKTFKKNSVYLSRKNSGFIISALIDNPHPDARIVVAQKEKGSDFRKMYLLGDSGPIQRLQTETKVLKNN, encoded by the coding sequence ATGACTAAATATTTTTATGTAAACCTTTTTATTTGTTTTTGTTTGTTGGGTTGTGTCAATAAAGTCAAAGAACAAAAGACAATTAACGCGGGTAGCCAAATGGTAGATTACTTTGCCGATAATGGTTTTGGTAATGCAGTGGCCATTGTGCAACATCCATCAGGTGTATATCATAAAGGCATTACTTATATAGCTTATCAAGGTGCTTTAGAAGATCCTTATGTAGCGTCTTACAATCATACTACTAAAGAATGGAAAGGTCCGTTCAAAGCGGGAGTTAGTGAAATGGGTAAGGACCCTAATAGAAAGAAAAAAATAGACAATCATGGTAAACCGGCATTGCTTATTGACGATGCAGGATATATTCATATTGCGTTTGGAGGTCATGGTGGAACACCCGATGATGGTAAAAACCCATTAGGAAATCATCACTATGGTAAAAATTTACATGCAGTTTCTAAAAACCCATTAGACATTTCTGAGTGGGAGACATTAGATAACATTTCATTATTTGGAACCTACAGTCAGTTTATAAAAATGGATAATGGCGATATGTATCTGTTTTATCGTCATGGAGCACACAGAAGCAATTGGGTGTATCAAAAATCAACCGATAATGGAAAAACATTTGATGAGCCAGTTTCCTTTTTAAAGCATAAAAGAAGAACTGATATAGAAGCCGAAGATTCTTGGTATCCTTGGCTTTCTAAAGGGAATGGAGACGATATTATTGTAGCATTTGATTATCATATTTGTAGAGACAAAAAAAATGCGCAAGACCCACGAGGTCATATCCCAGAACGACATAATTTATATTATATGGTTTTTGATACAAAAACAGGTGTCTGGAAAAATGTTAAAAACGAACCTTTAGCAATGCCTTTAACCAAAGAAATGGCAGACGAAAAAACTTTGGTTAAGCAAATACCCAATGATTGGACATTTCAAGCTATAGCAGATATAGATTCCAATGGGAATCCTCAAGTTGGTGTAATGGTTGGCCCAGATGTAGGAGCTAAAAGAAGTGGTACTAAGCGCATACAGCATTTTAGATGGGATGGACAAGAGTGGTTACAAGGAAATACCGATAATTTACCGAAAGGGGATGCAGATATTGAAGTGAAATCTACCTCTGAAGTAAGCTTATATTTAGAAAGTCAAACTCCAGCAGATGTTGGAGAAATTAGTAGATGGGATAGTTTTGATGGCGGAAAAACATTTAAAAAGAACTCCGTTTATTTAAGTCGAAAGAATTCCGGTTTTATCATATCTGCGCTTATCGATAATCCACATCCAGATGCTAGAATAGTAGTAGCACAAAAAGAAAAAGGTTCAGATTTTAGAAAAATGTACCTTTTAGGAGATAGTGGTCCAATACAACGTTTACAAACAGAAACTAAAGTTTTAAAAAATAATTAA
- a CDS encoding sulfatase: MLKIIRYTFIFLFVLVSCKNEKKHTEVEVAKETKPKNILFIAVDDLRPELNFYGANHIQSPNLDKLASESLVFNRAYCNVPVCGASRASLLTGARPTRHRFIDAKTEKDHDYPEAVSLPLLLKQNGYKTISTGKIYHGGKDDNAAWDSRWFPKGNVRDYQLAESLKQAIATGYGPPFENIDVEDDAYFDGKIAQKGIEDLQKLKEGNQPFFLALGFMKPHLPFNAPKKYWDLYDRSAIELPESYVQPKTTPKQAFHKFGELRKYHNIPKNGDVPEEMAKELIHGYYACVSYVDAQIGLVLDELKRLELEDDTIVVLWGDHGWNLGDHKLWCKHVTFETALRTPLTIKVPGKTSGQQTDAITEYIDVYPSLAELVGLDSPETVEGQSFVPIINGESPQKDWAVSKFKDMVTLIKGDLFYTEWVKDDGIAYARMLFNHKTDPLELDNLAEKPEYQDTVNQLAVELREKWGKDFLSK, from the coding sequence ATGCTTAAAATCATTAGATATACTTTCATTTTCCTTTTTGTATTGGTGTCCTGTAAAAATGAAAAGAAGCATACTGAAGTTGAAGTAGCTAAAGAAACGAAACCCAAAAACATCTTATTCATCGCAGTTGATGATTTACGTCCAGAATTGAATTTTTACGGTGCCAACCATATCCAATCTCCAAATTTAGATAAATTAGCCAGTGAGAGTTTGGTGTTTAATAGGGCCTATTGTAATGTACCTGTTTGTGGTGCTTCAAGAGCAAGCTTGCTTACGGGTGCAAGACCAACACGTCATCGTTTTATTGATGCTAAAACGGAAAAAGACCATGATTACCCAGAGGCAGTTTCATTGCCCCTGCTTTTAAAACAGAATGGATATAAAACAATATCAACTGGTAAAATATACCACGGAGGCAAAGACGATAATGCCGCTTGGGATTCTAGATGGTTCCCTAAAGGAAATGTTAGAGACTATCAATTAGCTGAAAGTTTAAAGCAAGCAATCGCCACAGGTTATGGGCCGCCTTTTGAAAATATTGATGTAGAAGACGATGCTTATTTCGATGGCAAAATTGCCCAAAAAGGGATAGAAGACTTACAAAAACTAAAAGAAGGAAATCAACCCTTTTTTCTGGCACTTGGTTTTATGAAACCACATCTGCCATTCAATGCTCCGAAAAAATATTGGGATTTGTACGATAGAAGTGCCATTGAACTTCCTGAAAGCTACGTGCAGCCAAAAACGACACCCAAACAGGCCTTTCATAAATTTGGAGAATTACGAAAATACCATAATATCCCTAAAAATGGCGATGTGCCAGAGGAAATGGCTAAAGAATTGATTCATGGCTATTATGCCTGTGTAAGCTATGTGGATGCACAAATTGGTTTGGTTCTGGATGAGTTAAAGCGTTTAGAGTTAGAAGACGATACCATCGTAGTTTTATGGGGCGACCATGGTTGGAATTTAGGTGACCATAAATTATGGTGCAAGCATGTCACTTTTGAAACCGCTTTAAGGACACCGCTCACCATAAAAGTTCCAGGTAAAACCAGTGGGCAACAAACCGATGCTATAACGGAGTACATAGATGTTTATCCTAGTTTAGCGGAATTAGTTGGTTTAGATAGTCCTGAAACCGTTGAAGGACAAAGTTTTGTGCCCATTATAAATGGAGAATCCCCACAAAAGGACTGGGCGGTATCTAAATTTAAAGATATGGTTACCTTAATAAAAGGCGATTTGTTTTATACGGAATGGGTTAAAGATGATGGGATAGCTTATGCCCGTATGTTATTCAACCATAAAACAGACCCTTTAGAATTAGATAACTTAGCTGAAAAGCCAGAATATCAAGATACTGTCAATCAACTTGCTGTGGAGCTAAGAGAAAAATGGGGGAAAGACTTCTTAAGTAAATAG
- a CDS encoding sulfatase-like hydrolase/transferase, which yields MNKLNKLGYIVLLVICFSCGNKTKTSEAKAQAPQEINQTPNIVFILSDDQAWTDYSFMGHEHIDTPRLDQFASESLTFTRGYVPTPLCSPSLATIITGLYPKDHGILGNDKVYDRGNIRGKERAEAYKPVISAFEKQTTLPDMLKEKGYLSFQTGKWWHGNHKIGGFDYGMTHGDPERGGRHGDFGLQIGRKGLDTINSYLNLAAEKKNPFFLWYAPFLPHAPHNPPQRLLDKYLPKAPTEYVAKYWAMCEWFDETCGQLFDMIEAKGQMENTLFVYVCDNGWVQEPNKSTYVKTSKRAPYDLGIRTPIMYKWKGKITPKMDDSTITSSIDMVPTVLDILGIEKPANLPGVSVLDETALTQRKGVFGEVYAHDFDTIENSMFYNMAIFPPYKIIIPDPERKKNEVVQLFNIEEDPFEQNNIADANPNIVEDLTVKITAFRAE from the coding sequence ATGAATAAATTGAACAAACTGGGTTATATCGTATTATTAGTGATATGTTTTTCCTGTGGAAATAAAACCAAAACATCAGAAGCGAAAGCACAAGCCCCTCAGGAGATAAACCAGACCCCGAATATCGTTTTTATTTTGTCTGACGATCAAGCTTGGACAGACTATAGTTTTATGGGTCATGAGCATATTGATACACCTCGTTTAGACCAGTTCGCTTCAGAAAGCTTAACCTTTACTAGAGGCTATGTGCCAACACCGTTGTGTTCACCATCTTTGGCAACAATCATTACAGGCTTATATCCAAAAGATCATGGTATTTTAGGAAATGATAAGGTCTATGATCGTGGAAATATCCGCGGAAAAGAAAGAGCTGAAGCCTATAAACCCGTTATTTCTGCTTTTGAAAAACAAACCACACTTCCCGATATGTTGAAAGAAAAAGGTTATTTATCGTTTCAAACCGGTAAATGGTGGCATGGTAACCACAAAATTGGAGGTTTTGATTATGGTATGACGCACGGTGACCCAGAACGTGGCGGTCGTCATGGTGATTTTGGTTTGCAAATAGGTAGAAAAGGTTTAGACACCATTAATAGCTATTTAAATTTAGCTGCTGAAAAGAAGAATCCCTTCTTTTTATGGTATGCACCATTCTTGCCACATGCACCTCATAACCCGCCACAACGTTTGTTGGATAAATATTTACCAAAAGCACCTACCGAATATGTTGCTAAATACTGGGCAATGTGTGAGTGGTTTGATGAAACTTGCGGACAGTTGTTTGATATGATTGAAGCCAAAGGACAAATGGAAAACACCTTATTTGTTTATGTGTGCGATAATGGCTGGGTACAAGAACCCAATAAAAGTACATACGTGAAAACCTCAAAAAGAGCGCCTTATGATTTAGGTATTAGAACACCAATTATGTACAAATGGAAAGGTAAAATCACACCAAAAATGGATGATTCTACCATTACAAGTAGTATAGATATGGTGCCAACAGTTTTAGATATTTTGGGTATTGAAAAACCTGCAAATTTACCTGGAGTTAGTGTTTTGGATGAAACAGCATTAACCCAGCGTAAAGGTGTTTTTGGAGAAGTGTATGCGCACGATTTTGATACCATAGAAAATAGTATGTTCTACAACATGGCCATTTTTCCTCCTTACAAAATTATCATTCCAGACCCTGAAAGGAAAAAGAATGAGGTAGTACAACTATTCAATATTGAAGAAGACCCATTTGAGCAAAATAATATTGCAGACGCAAATCCTAATATCGTTGAGGATTTAACCGTAAAAATTACAGCATTTAGAGCGGAATAA